A single window of Dermacentor albipictus isolate Rhodes 1998 colony chromosome 1, USDA_Dalb.pri_finalv2, whole genome shotgun sequence DNA harbors:
- the eIF1 gene encoding eukaryotic translation initiation factor eIF1: protein MSAGIQNLKTFDPFADAIRGDEQGVQDGLIHVRIQQRNGRKTLTTVQGISDDYDKKKIVRACKKEFACNGTVVEHPEYGEVMQLQGDQRNNICQFLTRIGIAKPEQLKVHGF from the exons ATGTCTGCCGGTATTCAGAACCTCAAAACTTTTG ACCCCTTCGCGGATGCCATCAGGGGTGATGAGCAAGGTGTCCAGGACGGTCTAATCCACGTTCGTATCCAGCAGCGCAACGGTCGAAAGACCCTCACGACTGTGCAGGGCATATCAGATGACTATGACAAGAAGAAAATCGTGAGGGCCTGCAAAAAG GAGTTTGCCTGCAATGGCACTGTGGTGGAGCATCCAGAGTATGGCGAAGTCATGCAGCTGCAAGGAGACCAGCGCAACAACATCTGCCAGTTCCTGACTCGCATCGGCATTGCCAAGCCCGAGCAGCTCAAGGTGCACGGCTTCTGA
- the rump gene encoding myelin expression factor 2 isoform X1 produces the protein MPAPSEAASKMNRFYRSRSRSPVDYDRDRDSSRNRRRSDSRPDRRSRAPSDRRVYVANVPFDCKWTDIKDLFRDKVGDVSYVELFEDENGKFRGCGIVELKDKASVPKAIEVLHRYEMKGRFLVVKEDFDVERDRYGRPIPRGRSGGDRMMDDRGSRDGDRDGYGRGGGGGGGGGVGFNTYGLSPQFLDSLGIVGPLSNRVFVANLDYKVTAKKLQEVFRIAGRISNVDLRTDKEGNSKGHGIVEFEHPIEAVQAISMLNGQKLFNRAMSVRMDKYNEDLDGGLPSKLPTGLQGIGKGLGAGGNPLQMSAAQLAQMNMTGPVGGGMPMGGGVNPVAAAAGMGLGGLGGMGLGAAGGLGAAGTGGLGAAGAGLGGMGSAGGLGGLSDRSMLGSGNLMGGGMASPTGLMGGLSGGLGGGSSALGAGNGGGLDYDRHLGGGDGYRSPRSSDAIMVQNLPMGYSWQNLRDRFRDVGSVRYTDMKGRGTAIVRFNSERDAQRAVDMMHGIRIENRQIDVRLY, from the exons TTTCTACAGGTCTCGGTCACGGTCTCCAGTGGACTATGACAGGGACCGCGATTCAAGCCGCAACCGCAGGAGGTCAGACTCGCGCCCTGATAGACGGTCTCGGGCACCCTCTGACCGGCGTGTGTATGTTGCCAATGTGCCTTTTGATTGCAAGTGGACCGACATCAAGGACCTGTTCCGGGATAAAG TTGGTGATGTGTCCTACGTAGAGCTGTTTGAAGATGAAAATGGCAAGTTCCGGGGGTGTGG gaTTGTGGAACTCAAGGACAAAGCCTCTGTGCCCAAGGCAATTGAGGTGCTTCACAGATATGAAATGAAAGGCCGATTCCTTGTTGTCAAGGAG GATTTTGACGTGGAGCGTGACCGCTATGGTCGCCCAATTCCTCGGGGACGGTCGGGTGGTGATCGCATGATGGACGACCGTGGCAGCCGCGATGGTGATCGAGATGGCTATGGccgcggtggtggcggcggcggcggcggtggcgttgGTTTCAACACATACGGATTGAGCCCTCAGTTCCTTGACTCTCTCGGTATTGTGGGACCCCTCTCAAACAGAGTGTTTGTGGCCAAT CTGGACTACAAAGTGACTGCAAAGAAACTCCAAGAGGTGTTCAGGATTGCAGGCCGCATTTCAAACGTTGACCTCAGGACGGACAAGGAAGGCAACAGCAAGGGCCATGGAATTGTGGAATTTGAGCACCCCATTGAAGCTGTCCAGGCCATCT CAATGTTGAATGGCCAGAAGTTGTTCAACCGAGCGATGAGCGTCCGCATGGACAAGTACAACGAAGATCTCGACGGTGGGCTCCCATCAAAGCTTCCCA CTGGCCTTCAAGGCATCGGCAAGGGCCTTGGAGCTGGTGGCAACCCTCTTCAAATGAGTG CTGCCCAGTTGGCCCAGATGAACATGACGGGCCCAGTGGGCGGTGGCATGCCCATGGGTGGTGGTGTGAATCCTGTAGCAGCTGCGGCTGGCATGGGCCTGGGTGGCCTTGGTGGTATGGGCCTGGGCGCTGCTGGTGGCCTCGGAGCTGCAGGAACTGGAGGCCTTGGTGCAGCAGGTGCTGGCCTGGGTGGCATGGGATCGGCTGGAGGCTTGGGCGGGCTCTCCGACCGCTCGATGCTGGGCTCGGGCAACCTCATGGGCGGCGGCATGGCTTCGCCCACAGGGCTGATGGGTGGCCTGTCAGGAGGCTTGGGTGGTGGATCCTCGGCCTTGGGTGCTGGCAACGGTGGGGGTCTTGACTATGATCGGCACCTTGGCGGTGGCGACGGGTACCGTAGTCCCCGCTCTTCAGATGCCATCATGGTGCAGAAT CTTCCCATGGGCTACAGCTGGCAGAACCTGCGTGATCGTTTCCGGGATGTTG GGAGCGTGCGGTACACCGACATGAAGGGACGTGGTACCGCAATTGTGCGCTTCAACTCCGAGCGGGATGCCCAGCGAGCTGTTG ACATGATGCATGGCATCCGCATCGAGAATCGCCAGATTGATGTGCGCCTCTACTGA
- the rump gene encoding myelin expression factor 2 isoform X2: MNQNGSGENGKGFYRSRSRSPVDYDRDRDSSRNRRRSDSRPDRRSRAPSDRRVYVANVPFDCKWTDIKDLFRDKVGDVSYVELFEDENGKFRGCGIVELKDKASVPKAIEVLHRYEMKGRFLVVKEDFDVERDRYGRPIPRGRSGGDRMMDDRGSRDGDRDGYGRGGGGGGGGGVGFNTYGLSPQFLDSLGIVGPLSNRVFVANLDYKVTAKKLQEVFRIAGRISNVDLRTDKEGNSKGHGIVEFEHPIEAVQAISMLNGQKLFNRAMSVRMDKYNEDLDGGLPSKLPTGLQGIGKGLGAGGNPLQMSAAQLAQMNMTGPVGGGMPMGGGVNPVAAAAGMGLGGLGGMGLGAAGGLGAAGTGGLGAAGAGLGGMGSAGGLGGLSDRSMLGSGNLMGGGMASPTGLMGGLSGGLGGGSSALGAGNGGGLDYDRHLGGGDGYRSPRSSDAIMVQNLPMGYSWQNLRDRFRDVGSVRYTDMKGRGTAIVRFNSERDAQRAVDMMHGIRIENRQIDVRLY; encoded by the exons TTTCTACAGGTCTCGGTCACGGTCTCCAGTGGACTATGACAGGGACCGCGATTCAAGCCGCAACCGCAGGAGGTCAGACTCGCGCCCTGATAGACGGTCTCGGGCACCCTCTGACCGGCGTGTGTATGTTGCCAATGTGCCTTTTGATTGCAAGTGGACCGACATCAAGGACCTGTTCCGGGATAAAG TTGGTGATGTGTCCTACGTAGAGCTGTTTGAAGATGAAAATGGCAAGTTCCGGGGGTGTGG gaTTGTGGAACTCAAGGACAAAGCCTCTGTGCCCAAGGCAATTGAGGTGCTTCACAGATATGAAATGAAAGGCCGATTCCTTGTTGTCAAGGAG GATTTTGACGTGGAGCGTGACCGCTATGGTCGCCCAATTCCTCGGGGACGGTCGGGTGGTGATCGCATGATGGACGACCGTGGCAGCCGCGATGGTGATCGAGATGGCTATGGccgcggtggtggcggcggcggcggcggtggcgttgGTTTCAACACATACGGATTGAGCCCTCAGTTCCTTGACTCTCTCGGTATTGTGGGACCCCTCTCAAACAGAGTGTTTGTGGCCAAT CTGGACTACAAAGTGACTGCAAAGAAACTCCAAGAGGTGTTCAGGATTGCAGGCCGCATTTCAAACGTTGACCTCAGGACGGACAAGGAAGGCAACAGCAAGGGCCATGGAATTGTGGAATTTGAGCACCCCATTGAAGCTGTCCAGGCCATCT CAATGTTGAATGGCCAGAAGTTGTTCAACCGAGCGATGAGCGTCCGCATGGACAAGTACAACGAAGATCTCGACGGTGGGCTCCCATCAAAGCTTCCCA CTGGCCTTCAAGGCATCGGCAAGGGCCTTGGAGCTGGTGGCAACCCTCTTCAAATGAGTG CTGCCCAGTTGGCCCAGATGAACATGACGGGCCCAGTGGGCGGTGGCATGCCCATGGGTGGTGGTGTGAATCCTGTAGCAGCTGCGGCTGGCATGGGCCTGGGTGGCCTTGGTGGTATGGGCCTGGGCGCTGCTGGTGGCCTCGGAGCTGCAGGAACTGGAGGCCTTGGTGCAGCAGGTGCTGGCCTGGGTGGCATGGGATCGGCTGGAGGCTTGGGCGGGCTCTCCGACCGCTCGATGCTGGGCTCGGGCAACCTCATGGGCGGCGGCATGGCTTCGCCCACAGGGCTGATGGGTGGCCTGTCAGGAGGCTTGGGTGGTGGATCCTCGGCCTTGGGTGCTGGCAACGGTGGGGGTCTTGACTATGATCGGCACCTTGGCGGTGGCGACGGGTACCGTAGTCCCCGCTCTTCAGATGCCATCATGGTGCAGAAT CTTCCCATGGGCTACAGCTGGCAGAACCTGCGTGATCGTTTCCGGGATGTTG GGAGCGTGCGGTACACCGACATGAAGGGACGTGGTACCGCAATTGTGCGCTTCAACTCCGAGCGGGATGCCCAGCGAGCTGTTG ACATGATGCATGGCATCCGCATCGAGAATCGCCAGATTGATGTGCGCCTCTACTGA